In Labilibaculum sp. DW002, one DNA window encodes the following:
- a CDS encoding arylamine N-acetyltransferase family protein, with product MNDAIFNQEEYLKRINFEGVIANNFETLKAIHHAQHGTIPFENFDICLGRNIELEPKALVHKLVKNKRGGYCFELNGLLLLALTSFGFEARALLGRVHKTGEPTGRSHQVTLVTIEDKQWMVDLGFGSESPSIPIPLVYNKPVSFKNQTFRLTESKLYGYMLQTKQENDWKNLYSFDLNYVCKGDIEYGNHYTSTNQNSFFTSSRVAALPIENGSVTILNNKLKKTINGMEYTALLDENQSYLNILKQEFGIVIDANFEDLKPLQKES from the coding sequence ATGAATGATGCCATTTTTAATCAAGAGGAATATTTAAAACGTATCAATTTTGAAGGGGTAATTGCAAATAACTTTGAGACTTTGAAGGCAATTCACCATGCTCAGCACGGAACTATTCCTTTTGAAAATTTTGATATCTGTCTTGGAAGAAATATCGAGCTTGAACCAAAAGCATTGGTGCATAAATTGGTGAAAAATAAACGAGGCGGTTATTGTTTTGAGTTGAATGGACTTCTTTTATTGGCTCTTACATCTTTCGGATTCGAAGCACGTGCGCTACTGGGTAGAGTTCATAAAACAGGTGAGCCAACAGGTAGAAGCCATCAAGTTACTTTAGTTACAATTGAAGACAAACAGTGGATGGTAGATTTAGGATTTGGGTCGGAATCTCCATCTATTCCCATACCCTTAGTATATAATAAACCCGTTTCATTTAAGAATCAGACCTTTCGATTAACAGAAAGCAAGTTGTACGGTTACATGCTTCAAACCAAGCAAGAGAATGATTGGAAAAACTTATACAGTTTTGATTTGAACTACGTCTGTAAAGGAGATATCGAATACGGAAATCATTATACCTCTACAAACCAAAACTCTTTCTTTACTAGCTCGCGAGTTGCAGCCCTTCCAATTGAAAATGGTAGCGTAACAATACTTAACAACAAGCTCAAGAAAACAATTAATGGAATGGAATACACAGCTTTGCTTGATGAAAATCAGTCTTACTTGAACATCCTAAAACAAGAGTTTGGAATCGTAATCGATGCTAATTTTGAAGATTTAAAACCATTACAAAAAGAGAGTTAA
- a CDS encoding GNAT family N-acetyltransferase gives MIIKVDTNIELRQLEQSDSDDIFIMIDSQREHFGKWLPFVEFTKKLSDTENFVSKIVNAPKESLEYIFTIRKQGEFIGLIGYKDSDKLNKKTEIGYWLSKNHLKKGIVTKSVEKLCDFAFNKQGMNRIQIKCAIENKSSINIPKRLGFKFEGIERQGELLTGDIFTDLVVYSKLKTEK, from the coding sequence ATGATAATAAAAGTAGATACAAACATAGAATTGAGGCAATTAGAACAATCAGATTCTGATGATATTTTTATAATGATTGATAGTCAAAGAGAGCATTTTGGAAAATGGTTGCCTTTTGTTGAATTCACTAAAAAACTTAGTGATACTGAAAATTTCGTATCAAAAATTGTAAATGCTCCCAAGGAAAGTTTAGAATACATATTCACTATTAGGAAACAAGGAGAGTTTATTGGACTGATTGGATATAAAGATTCCGATAAATTAAATAAAAAGACAGAAATTGGATATTGGCTTTCCAAAAACCATCTAAAAAAAGGGATTGTAACGAAATCAGTTGAAAAGCTCTGTGATTTTGCCTTCAACAAGCAAGGCATGAATAGGATTCAAATAAAATGTGCTATTGAGAACAAATCAAGTATAAACATCCCGAAAAGACTTGGGTTTAAGTTTGAGGGAATTGAACGACAGGGTGAATTGTTGACAGGAGACATTTTTACTGACTTAGTAGTATACAGCAAATTAAAAACTGAAAAATAG